The Thermocrinis ruber genome has a window encoding:
- a CDS encoding Gfo/Idh/MocA family oxidoreductase, which produces MHILLIGLGNMGKKYLSKLEEMGKLPVLCDRDPNKAVGSYPFYCHFEEVKEPVKAVIIAVDPAEHVKLAKFFLESGASVLLEKPPALSKREFMEIYHYPTLYISEIESFSSCLDYFPKNVEEVHIERLGRGRGYLSPLWDLAWHDLYLLQLFFKDLQITSLKVGDVWHLEGKADGVPFSIKTAWEHPNPSRRWFINRGSLILDFAKEEVWKEGKLIHKENRDKLRLMVESFLSGNFDHRSKDRAMKNLELLESLKAIDIS; this is translated from the coding sequence ATGCATATCCTTCTCATAGGTCTTGGAAATATGGGCAAGAAATACCTTTCAAAGCTTGAGGAGATGGGAAAGCTCCCAGTTCTCTGCGACAGGGATCCAAACAAGGCGGTTGGTAGCTATCCCTTTTATTGCCACTTTGAGGAAGTCAAAGAGCCTGTAAAGGCAGTCATAATAGCAGTTGACCCTGCGGAGCACGTTAAGTTAGCTAAGTTCTTTTTGGAGAGTGGAGCATCGGTTTTGCTTGAAAAACCTCCAGCCCTCAGCAAAAGGGAGTTTATGGAAATATACCATTATCCAACGCTTTATATTTCAGAAATAGAGAGTTTTTCATCGTGCCTTGATTACTTTCCAAAAAATGTGGAGGAAGTGCACATTGAAAGGTTAGGGAGAGGGAGAGGCTACCTTTCTCCCCTTTGGGATTTGGCATGGCACGACCTTTACCTTCTTCAACTGTTTTTCAAGGATCTGCAGATTACATCCCTCAAGGTGGGTGATGTTTGGCATCTGGAGGGAAAAGCAGACGGCGTGCCCTTTTCTATAAAAACCGCTTGGGAACATCCCAACCCTTCAAGAAGATGGTTCATAAACCGCGGTAGCTTGATCCTTGATTTTGCCAAGGAAGAGGTGTGGAAGGAAGGAAAACTAATTCACAAAGAAAACAGGGACAAGCTCAGACTCATGGTGGAGAGCTTTCTCTCTGGAAATTTTGACCATAGGAGCAAAGACAGGGCAATGAAAAATCTGGAGCTTTTGGAGAGCTTAAAAGCCATTGACATCTCCTGA
- the mqnC gene encoding cyclic dehypoxanthinyl futalosine synthase, translated as MKGLSSFEHVLEERIDQATALELLEKADLAVLGYLADQVRRRFHPDNVVTFVIDRNVNYTNVCVAGCKFCAFQRKPSSPEGYVLDTEEILKKVQELVDWGGTTLLMQGGLNPNLPLKFYTDLLREIKKHFPMVQIHSFSAPEIVYLAKIEGLTIEEVIKALKDAGLDSIPGGGAEILSQEVRSFLSPGKCTVEQWEEVHRTAHKLGLTSTATMMFGHIEKPEHIVEHLERVRRIQDETGGFTAFIPWTFKKGNTMLDHIEEASSVYYLKVLALSRIYLDNFKNIQSSHVTQTMQVGIVGLHFGANDLGSVMMEENVISSTNYKVSIPKVEDMVSAIRSAGFVPAQRDTYYNIIRVF; from the coding sequence ATGAAAGGTCTTTCAAGCTTTGAACATGTACTAGAGGAAAGAATAGATCAAGCTACCGCTTTGGAGCTTTTGGAAAAGGCAGACCTGGCGGTCTTGGGCTATTTGGCGGACCAAGTGCGTAGGCGCTTTCACCCAGACAATGTTGTTACCTTTGTGATAGATAGGAATGTGAACTACACCAACGTTTGCGTGGCAGGGTGCAAGTTCTGCGCCTTTCAGAGGAAGCCAAGCTCACCGGAGGGTTATGTTTTAGACACGGAGGAGATTTTAAAGAAAGTGCAAGAGCTGGTAGATTGGGGTGGGACTACTCTACTTATGCAGGGAGGACTAAATCCGAACCTTCCCCTTAAGTTTTACACGGACCTTTTGAGGGAAATAAAGAAGCACTTCCCTATGGTGCAAATCCACTCCTTTTCTGCACCGGAGATCGTCTATCTTGCTAAGATTGAAGGGCTTACCATAGAGGAGGTTATAAAGGCTCTGAAGGATGCTGGACTTGACTCCATTCCCGGTGGTGGTGCGGAAATTCTCTCCCAAGAGGTTAGAAGCTTTTTAAGCCCCGGCAAATGCACGGTGGAGCAGTGGGAAGAGGTGCACAGAACTGCCCACAAACTTGGACTAACTTCCACCGCTACAATGATGTTTGGGCATATAGAAAAGCCAGAACACATTGTAGAACACTTAGAAAGGGTCAGGCGTATACAAGATGAAACGGGCGGATTTACTGCCTTTATACCTTGGACCTTCAAAAAGGGCAATACCATGCTTGACCACATAGAGGAGGCTTCATCGGTTTATTATCTGAAGGTGCTTGCCCTCTCGCGGATATACCTTGATAACTTCAAAAACATCCAGAGCAGTCATGTAACCCAGACCATGCAGGTGGGTATTGTGGGACTTCACTTTGGTGCCAACGACCTCGGCAGTGTGATGATGGAGGAGAATGTGATCTCTTCCACCAACTACAAGGTTTCCATACCAAAGGTGGAGGATATGGTGTCTGCTATAAGGTCCGCTGGCTTTGTGCCAGCCCAAAGGGACACCTACTACAACATCATAAGAGTCTTTTGA